The following is a genomic window from Candidatus Leptovillus gracilis.
ATTGCGGCCCCACCACCACCAACCTGCCCCACGCCAACAAAATCGGCACTGTCGGCTGCGTTCTGCCCAACACTGAAGTCATTCTGGACAGCGATGGTGAAATCCTGGTCAAAGGCCCCCATGTCTTTATGGGCTACTTCAAGGAACCGGAGGCCACCGCCGAGACCCTATACGATGGCTATCTGCACTCCGGCGACTTGGGCCAATTTGATGAAGATGGCTACCTGACCATTGTCGGCCGCAAAAAAGAGATCATCATCACTTCTGGCGGCAAAAACATCGCCCCCAAGAACATCGAAGCAGCCCTGAAGAACGTACCCATGGTGGCCAACACCGTCGTCATCGGTGAACAACGGCGCTACCTGACAGCTCTCATCACCCTGGACCCCGTCGCCGCCAACAAATTTGCGGCCGAACACGGCATCAACACCCAGGAATTACACACTCATCCCAAACTGCGCGAGACCTTGCAGACAGGGATTGATGAAATCGTCAATGTCCACTTTGCCCGCGTCGAGCAGGTGCGCGATTTCCGCGTGCTGCCGCGCGATTTCACCATCGAAGATGGCGAACTGACGCCGACGCTGAAGATTAAGCGGCGCATCATCAACCAGAACTTCGAGAATGAAATCGAGTCTATGTATCAAGAATAGGCCATTGTCCCGCTCAGACCGGACAGGTTTTCGACAGCCTGCCGGTCTTAAGCGTGGAAAGATTGACCCCTATCGTAGTAGCTCAGGTCCCGGCGCCCAGGCGCCGGGGACACTACGTGTGGCGCCATGAATGTCAGCAAGACCAGGTAACCAGAACCGCGATCCCTGTTTGGAAAGCAACGGGCTACTGCTGCTGTTTCTGGTGGCCGCATTGGGCTATTGGTTGGGGCAGGTAAACTTTTGGGGCAATCGGTTGGGGGTAGCGGCCGTGTTGTTTGTGGGCCTGGCTTTCGGCGCGTTGGACCGCAATCTGAACATCCCTGACGCTTACCTGAATTTAGGGTTGGTGCTGTTTGTTTACACCATTGGCCTGAGCAATGGACCGGGCTTTTTTGCCAAGTTCCGACGCGAGGGGCTGCGCGAGGTGCTGTTTATTATTGGCAGTCTGCTGCTGCCGGCGCTGCTGCTGCTTCCCATTGGGCTGGCGCTGCAATTTAGCCCGGCCAGCCTGGCGGGCATGTTCACCGGCCAGTCGAACAACACACCGGCGTTAGCCAGTGCGCTGGATTATCTACGGGTGAATCTGCCACAGCCAGACGCGGCGCTGGCCGAGGCGGTGGTCGGCTTTTCGGTGGTTTATCCCATGGGCGTGTTGGGACGGATGTTGGTGCTCGCCCTGACGATGCGGTGGTGGCGGGTAGATTTTGCCGCCGAGGCGTACAGCTTGCGCAAAATGTACCCGGTGGCCCAAGAACTGGGCTATCGCACGATTGTGGTGACGGAAACGGCCGTTACCCAAACCCCTCTCCGCCAACTGCAACGCCAACACGACTGGGATGTGCTTTTTGGCCGTCTCTACCGCGCCGATGAAGTTCTGCTCATCGGCGGCGACACAATCTTTCGCCCCGGCGACCAGATCGTCATCGCCGGGACTGTGGCCGCGATGGACCAGGTAGAAGCAGATTTTGGCGTGGAAGCCGAGGAGAACCTGGTCCACGAACACGCCGTTTATGAAAGCCGCCGCCTGTTTGTCTCCAATCCGGCCATTGTCGGCAAACCCATCGCCAGCCTGAACCTGAAGGAAACTCACGGCGCGTTGGTCTCCCACCTGCGGCGCGGCGACGTGGAGATGCTGGCCGGGGGCAGCAGTGTGTTGGAATTAGGCGACCGCATTCGCGTGCTGGCCCCCCACGAAGAAATTCCGGCGCTGGTCGAGATGTTTGGCGATTCTTACGCCACCTTGAGCCATGTCAACCTGCTGACAATTGGTCTGGGCATTACCCTGGGGCTGCTGTTAGGGCTGATTCCGATTCCGCTGCCCGGCGGCGGCAGTTTCCAGATGGGGCTGGCCGGTGGGCCGCTGGTGGTGGCGCTGATTTTGGGGGCGCTGCGGCGCACTGGGTCCATCATTTGGACCATGCCTTACAGCGCCAATCTGACGCTGCGCCAGTTTGGCCTGATTTTGCTGCTGGCGGCCATCGGCGTACGCTCTGGGTACGCCCTGCTGCAAGCCTTCCTGGGCGGCGAAGGCTGGCTGATCTTTGCCGTTGGCACGGCGCTGATCATCACAACCACGTTTGTTTCGCTGGTGGTCGGTTACAAGCTGCTAAAAATCCCTTACAGCCTGCTGGCGGGCATGATGGCTCCGCAGCCGGCCGTGCTGGACTATGCCCAAGAGCAAACGGGCAATACGCTGCCGGCCGTTGGCTTTACGCTGATGTTCCCCCTGGCAATTATCATCAACGTCACGGTCGCGCAAATTATGCTGCTGATCTTACAGAATTCATGGTAGGTTTAGATTGGACAAATCTCAGAAGATTTGTCCAATCTTTCGTATGCTATTTAATTTTCATTCTAAAGTGGTGATTAACCCAGTTCAAAGCCGTGGTCGCGGTTGAATTGGCGTAAATTATCGGACAGAAACGGCCGTATCCCCTCCGCCCGCTCAATCAACCGGCTGGCCCAGGTGGTGCTGGGATCGTCGGCCGAGAGCAAGGTGGTGGCTTCAACTGCCGTTACCCAGCGGTAGGCATCGTGTTCATGGCTCAGGCGGATGGCCTGGTCGCCGCGCACCGTACACAGATAAACCACACCGAGCAGTTCGTTGGCAGGTACGGCCGTTCCCCGGTAAAAATGCGTCGTGCCCAAGAGATATTCCAGGGTCACGTCCAGACCAACCTCTTCCTGTACCTCGCGCCGTACCGCCGCCTCAAAACCCTCCCCCTGGTCCACCCGCCCGGTGACACATTCCCACATCCCGGCGGCAAAATCCTTCGTCATCGCCCGGCGCAGCAGCAAATAGCGCCCCGTCGCCCCATCCCACACCAACGCCCCCACCCCACCCAGGAAGTGGGCGGGCGGTGGTTGGGAACAGCCTGTCCTGTTATCCGTCATCCGTCATCCGTTATCCGTTGGCCGCTGTTCGTTCCTCAGCCGCCGACAAATTTTGTCTTATAGCCCAT
Proteins encoded in this region:
- a CDS encoding transporter, which encodes MSARPGNQNRDPCLESNGLLLLFLVAALGYWLGQVNFWGNRLGVAAVLFVGLAFGALDRNLNIPDAYLNLGLVLFVYTIGLSNGPGFFAKFRREGLREVLFIIGSLLLPALLLLPIGLALQFSPASLAGMFTGQSNNTPALASALDYLRVNLPQPDAALAEAVVGFSVVYPMGVLGRMLVLALTMRWWRVDFAAEAYSLRKMYPVAQELGYRTIVVTETAVTQTPLRQLQRQHDWDVLFGRLYRADEVLLIGGDTIFRPGDQIVIAGTVAAMDQVEADFGVEAEENLVHEHAVYESRRLFVSNPAIVGKPIASLNLKETHGALVSHLRRGDVEMLAGGSSVLELGDRIRVLAPHEEIPALVEMFGDSYATLSHVNLLTIGLGITLGLLLGLIPIPLPGGGSFQMGLAGGPLVVALILGALRRTGSIIWTMPYSANLTLRQFGLILLLAAIGVRSGYALLQAFLGGEGWLIFAVGTALIITTTFVSLVVGYKLLKIPYSLLAGMMAPQPAVLDYAQEQTGNTLPAVGFTLMFPLAIIINVTVAQIMLLILQNSW
- a CDS encoding NUDIX domain-containing protein, whose amino-acid sequence is MTDNRTGCSQPPPAHFLGGVGALVWDGATGRYLLLRRAMTKDFAAGMWECVTGRVDQGEGFEAAVRREVQEEVGLDVTLEYLLGTTHFYRGTAVPANELLGVVYLCTVRGDQAIRLSHEHDAYRWVTAVEATTLLSADDPSTTWASRLIERAEGIRPFLSDNLRQFNRDHGFELG